In Chitinophaga sp. HK235, a single window of DNA contains:
- a CDS encoding 2'-5' RNA ligase family protein: MNTNYEVSEALFDYLLVVNPDVVVSKDVNRIRQFIATSLKDAAVITAPVYIPLFRSEFPQRFEDDFIDMVESVAKRQSGFAIYTSRLEALKHADGRQSICVNVANPKPLMDLHKSIMQCFDLKPQNFKPYMTVARGLDDTAVAKVLPALTQRLFVRSFNCHCLTLMRRPVTGGKYERVRDIVFGDIEHMTGSLFNYAA, translated from the coding sequence ATGAATACGAATTATGAAGTTTCGGAAGCGTTATTTGATTATTTACTGGTGGTGAATCCGGATGTAGTAGTATCGAAAGATGTAAATCGGATTCGTCAGTTTATAGCAACCTCTTTAAAGGATGCAGCTGTAATTACGGCACCGGTATATATCCCATTGTTCAGATCTGAGTTTCCGCAACGTTTTGAAGATGACTTTATTGATATGGTGGAATCAGTAGCAAAGCGGCAGTCAGGTTTTGCGATCTATACCTCCCGGCTGGAAGCGCTGAAACATGCAGACGGACGGCAGAGTATCTGTGTAAATGTGGCCAATCCCAAACCGCTGATGGACCTGCACAAAAGTATTATGCAGTGTTTTGATCTGAAGCCACAGAATTTCAAACCTTACATGACAGTAGCCAGGGGACTGGATGACACGGCAGTAGCCAAAGTTTTACCGGCTTTAACACAACGGCTGTTTGTACGGAGTTTCAATTGCCACTGTTTAACGCTGATGAGAAGACCCGTGACAGGAGGCAAATATGAAAGAGTGAGAGACATTGTGTTTGGTGATATTGAACATATGACCGGATCATTATTCAACTATGCTGCATAA
- the tpiA gene encoding triose-phosphate isomerase, with the protein MRKKIVAGNWKMNLTLAQGEQLINDILQAGLKLAEGQEVVVATPFPYLTRAKSLLKNYPGFYVAAQNCASEKSGAYTGEVSAEMLQSVGVDYVILGHSERREYFQESNGVLARKVDQALAAGIKPIFCCGEPLDIRKAETQNAYVAKQLEESLFHLTAEQFKDVVIAYEPIWAIGTGLTASAAQAQDMHAFIRSQIAAKYGREAALHLTILYGGSAKPGNAGELFANPDVDGGLIGGASLVAGDFVAIIQHLS; encoded by the coding sequence ATGAGAAAGAAAATTGTTGCAGGTAACTGGAAGATGAACCTTACACTGGCACAGGGTGAACAGCTGATCAACGACATTCTGCAGGCCGGACTGAAACTGGCGGAAGGGCAGGAAGTAGTGGTAGCCACTCCATTTCCTTATCTGACCAGGGCTAAATCGCTGCTGAAGAACTATCCGGGCTTTTATGTGGCGGCGCAGAACTGTGCCAGCGAAAAATCCGGCGCCTATACTGGCGAGGTTTCCGCAGAGATGCTGCAGTCTGTAGGTGTGGATTACGTGATCCTGGGGCATTCTGAGAGAAGGGAGTATTTTCAGGAAAGCAACGGGGTGCTGGCCCGGAAAGTAGATCAGGCCCTGGCAGCTGGCATCAAGCCTATTTTCTGTTGCGGTGAGCCGCTGGATATCCGGAAGGCAGAAACCCAGAATGCTTATGTAGCCAAACAGCTGGAGGAAAGCCTGTTCCACCTCACAGCAGAACAGTTCAAAGATGTGGTGATTGCTTATGAGCCGATCTGGGCTATTGGCACCGGTCTTACCGCCAGTGCAGCACAGGCACAGGATATGCATGCATTTATCCGTTCCCAGATTGCCGCCAAATACGGCCGTGAGGCTGCACTGCACCTGACTATCCTGTACGGTGGCAGCGCCAAGCCAGGCAATGCTGGTGAACTGTTTGCCAACCCCGATGTGGATGGCGGCCTGATTGGTGGTGCTTCTCTGGTGGCCGGCGATTTTGTGGCTATCATTCAGCACCTGAGTTAG
- a CDS encoding putative sugar nucleotidyl transferase — protein sequence MERNYILFDTPVRDLLYPFTYTRPIAACRVGILTIQEKWAYWLGTGVSHFTVPHLQEKFPLNRASEAGINVLLNGHILPDEELVAAVAALKPDQELYKDNHLIAKASQGSEVHLLASADRKNYNGPVKGIFKPWDIFMLNDQAIREDFALLTRGRTSAPLPEGNQVVAPENIFLEPGASVNCSILNASTGPIYIGRNALVMEGCAMRGPVALGEGAVLKMGAKVYGATTLGPYCIGGGEIKNSVFFGYSNKSHDGYVGDAVIGEWCNLGANTSCSNVKNNAAPVKIWMEALQSTATAGQKCGVLMGDYSRCGINTMLNTGTVVGVSCNIFGAGFPPVFLPSFSWGHQVGMAAYRLPEALRDAAAWMAFKGRQLEDTDRKILEAVFNETNAQRP from the coding sequence ATGGAGCGTAATTACATTCTTTTCGACACGCCCGTACGTGACTTGTTATACCCCTTTACATATACAAGACCCATTGCCGCCTGCAGAGTAGGAATACTTACCATACAGGAGAAATGGGCGTACTGGCTGGGTACAGGAGTAAGTCATTTCACTGTACCGCATTTACAGGAAAAGTTTCCGTTGAACCGTGCCAGTGAGGCCGGGATAAACGTGCTATTAAATGGACATATCCTGCCGGATGAGGAGCTGGTAGCAGCAGTTGCTGCCCTGAAGCCAGACCAGGAACTCTATAAAGACAATCACCTTATTGCTAAAGCGAGCCAGGGCAGTGAAGTACATCTGCTGGCATCTGCCGATCGTAAAAACTATAATGGCCCGGTAAAAGGGATTTTTAAGCCCTGGGACATATTTATGTTGAACGATCAGGCTATCCGGGAGGACTTTGCTCTGCTGACGCGGGGGAGGACTTCTGCTCCGTTGCCGGAAGGCAACCAGGTAGTGGCGCCGGAGAATATTTTCCTGGAGCCGGGAGCTTCGGTGAACTGCAGTATCCTGAATGCGTCTACAGGGCCTATTTATATTGGCCGTAATGCCCTTGTGATGGAAGGGTGTGCCATGAGAGGGCCTGTGGCACTGGGAGAGGGCGCAGTACTGAAGATGGGAGCAAAAGTATATGGGGCTACTACGCTGGGCCCGTATTGCATTGGAGGCGGAGAGATCAAGAACAGTGTCTTTTTCGGGTATTCCAACAAGTCACATGATGGTTATGTTGGCGATGCGGTGATCGGTGAATGGTGCAACCTGGGGGCTAATACCTCCTGTTCCAACGTGAAAAATAATGCGGCCCCTGTAAAGATATGGATGGAAGCCTTGCAGTCAACTGCTACAGCAGGGCAGAAGTGTGGTGTGCTGATGGGTGATTACAGCCGCTGTGGTATTAATACGATGCTCAACACCGGTACGGTGGTGGGTGTATCCTGTAATATTTTTGGTGCGGGTTTCCCGCCGGTGTTTTTGCCATCATTCAGTTGGGGCCACCAGGTGGGCATGGCCGCGTACCGGCTGCCGGAAGCGCTGCGTGATGCTGCCGCGTGGATGGCCTTTAAAGGCCGGCAGCTGGAGGATACAGACAGGAAGATACTGGAGGCGGTATTTAACGAAACCAATGCACAACGACCTTAA
- a CDS encoding type B 50S ribosomal protein L31 has product MKQGIHPESYRFVVFKDMSNGYSFLSRSTAPSKETVKWEDGNEYPLIKLEISNTSHPFYTGKNVLVDTAGRIDKFNKRYAKKA; this is encoded by the coding sequence ATGAAACAGGGAATCCATCCAGAAAGTTACAGATTTGTGGTATTTAAAGATATGTCAAACGGATACAGCTTTTTAAGCCGTTCCACTGCTCCTTCCAAAGAAACCGTTAAATGGGAAGACGGCAATGAATATCCGTTGATCAAGTTGGAAATTTCCAATACTTCTCACCCTTTCTATACTGGTAAGAACGTATTGGTGGATACCGCAGGACGTATCGATAAATTCAACAAACGCTACGCTAAGAAAGCATAA
- a CDS encoding YajQ family cyclic di-GMP-binding protein, with amino-acid sequence MPSFDIVSKVDLQTLDNAINTVKKEITNRFDFKGSHVVIELNKKDLVLNIEVDSDMKLGQVLDVLISRSMRQGLDAAIYDQSKEGYQSGKVYKKDIPVRNGIKQEDAKKIVKMIKDSGLKVQAAIMDDMVRVTAKKIDDLQDVIQKCREANLGIALQYVNMKS; translated from the coding sequence ATGCCGTCCTTTGATATTGTTAGCAAAGTAGATTTACAGACACTGGATAATGCCATTAACACAGTGAAGAAGGAGATCACCAACCGGTTTGATTTCAAGGGTTCTCATGTGGTAATAGAGCTGAATAAGAAAGATCTGGTGCTGAACATAGAAGTAGACAGTGATATGAAGCTGGGTCAGGTGCTGGACGTGCTGATTTCCCGTTCCATGCGTCAGGGCCTGGACGCTGCTATCTATGACCAGAGCAAGGAAGGTTACCAGAGCGGAAAAGTGTATAAGAAGGATATTCCTGTCCGTAACGGGATCAAGCAGGAAGATGCCAAAAAGATCGTAAAGATGATCAAAGATTCCGGTTTAAAGGTACAAGCCGCCATTATGGACGACATGGTACGGGTAACCGCTAAGAAAATAGATGATTTACAGGATGTTATACAAAAGTGCCGGGAAGCCAACCTGGGTATCGCTTTACAGTATGTAAATATGAAATCCTGA
- a CDS encoding head GIN domain-containing protein, translated as MKTIKYVVSATSFMVLFALLVSFTIHRTERIRGNGNIKTENRTAGNFTDISTSGVYRVVVQQGSSNSIKVEAEENLLPYIKTEVSHGELEITTGDNVNLNPTKDMVVYVTLQDVKKLTASGASSFKGVGTLKSKNLTLSFSGAAHADLDLNIGELEVGLSGASKVMLKGKCNKGEYMISGAANADALDLQTEQAEVGVSGSGEASVQVDKKLNANASGTGRVKYKGEPSITQSVSGMGRVRKL; from the coding sequence ATGAAAACGATCAAGTATGTAGTGTCTGCTACCTCTTTTATGGTTCTCTTCGCGTTACTGGTATCTTTTACCATCCATCGTACAGAGAGAATCAGGGGCAATGGAAACATAAAAACAGAGAACAGAACAGCCGGCAACTTTACCGATATCAGCACTTCCGGTGTTTATAGAGTAGTGGTGCAGCAGGGCAGTTCCAATAGTATAAAAGTAGAAGCAGAAGAAAACCTGTTGCCTTATATTAAAACCGAAGTCTCCCATGGAGAACTGGAAATTACCACCGGCGACAATGTGAACCTTAATCCTACAAAAGATATGGTAGTATACGTTACCCTGCAGGATGTGAAGAAACTGACTGCCAGCGGTGCCAGTTCTTTCAAAGGGGTAGGGACTCTTAAATCCAAAAACCTGACCCTGTCTTTCAGCGGGGCGGCTCATGCCGATCTGGACCTGAATATCGGAGAGCTGGAAGTGGGTTTGTCCGGTGCCAGCAAAGTAATGCTGAAAGGTAAATGCAACAAGGGAGAATATATGATTTCCGGTGCTGCCAACGCCGATGCGCTGGATCTGCAGACAGAGCAGGCAGAAGTAGGGGTTTCCGGTAGTGGGGAGGCCAGTGTGCAGGTAGATAAAAAACTGAATGCCAACGCGTCCGGAACGGGCCGTGTAAAATATAAAGGCGAGCCTTCCATTACCCAGTCTGTTTCTGGTATGGGAAGAGTTCGTAAGCTCTAA
- a CDS encoding RNA polymerase sigma factor, whose product MNQTQIDGNVIDRCKRGDVRAFRELYNAYAAAMYNICLRMTGNVSDAEDTLQEAFIQVHRNIGKLESNISVTAWIKRIVVNHCLNNLRKKKVYYEEVEEVEVVEEPGIDEDSFTWTVSAVKSAIHGLPQGYRTVLNLYLFEEYSHREIAEMMGITESTVKTQYMRAKEKVRQIVKQQNLIR is encoded by the coding sequence TTGAATCAGACGCAAATAGACGGGAATGTAATAGACCGCTGCAAAAGAGGGGATGTTCGCGCATTTCGCGAACTGTATAATGCTTATGCCGCGGCGATGTACAACATTTGTTTGCGTATGACCGGTAACGTTAGTGATGCGGAAGATACGCTACAGGAAGCCTTCATACAGGTACACCGGAACATCGGTAAGCTGGAAAGTAATATCAGCGTAACCGCCTGGATTAAAAGGATTGTGGTGAACCACTGTCTGAATAATCTTAGAAAAAAGAAAGTGTACTATGAAGAAGTAGAGGAGGTAGAGGTAGTGGAAGAACCAGGTATCGATGAAGATTCCTTTACCTGGACTGTATCAGCCGTAAAGTCAGCCATTCACGGGCTGCCACAGGGTTATCGTACGGTGCTGAATCTCTATCTGTTTGAAGAGTATTCTCACCGGGAGATTGCGGAGATGATGGGTATTACCGAATCTACCGTCAAAACGCAGTATATGCGGGCGAAGGAAAAGGTAAGACAGATTGTAAAACAGCAAAACTTAATTCGTTAA
- a CDS encoding outer membrane beta-barrel family protein, with product MKSIFKAFTLTAGIVGAALTSQAQNGTKVAGKIVRTGDQPVEFATVTLLKAGDSSLVKGAIADISGKYEFEQIKQGKYLIAAAAVGMSKAYSKPFEVNGSSVNVPAITMEGASKNLKAVDVTARKPFVEQKADKMVVNVESSISAAGGTAMEVLEKSPTINVDKDGNISMKGKGGVVIMIDGKPTNMSNQEITELLKSMPSSNVEQIELIANPSAKYDAAGNAGIINLKLKKNKNYGTNGSVNLAAAYGIRGRASGGLNLNHRNEKMNIFGSYNYSNRDNYQELGVYRTLNGEGGSRVFDQQNLMIPNSEYHGGKIGMDYFVSKNHTLGVMVDLTSNNRKIPSDATTKISTAGIIDSILHTNTNNPSKWKRGAYNLNYRGILDSTGKELNIDLDYARNTNQQHSSIIALTKDAADMKRLSSDTSRNIQPSTIEIKTAKIDYVHPLKGQAKLEAGVKLSFVTTDNDARFDSLRNDSWIKDERRSNHFIYKENVNAAYINFNKQFKKLNVQVGLRGEQTTISGNSQSTRNNEEKIVKNDSSYFNLFPSAALTYELNKDNTLGFTYSRRIQRPDYEELNPFEFYLDRYTMQSGNPGLKPQYSNNFEISHTFKQFLITSLGYSHTTNMMTRILEAAVDQATGDTTVTRYRYQNVAKANNFTLNISMPMPITKWWSSFTTLSASYNMFETVVDKNDVKLSSMAFYGRTQQSFTITKDLSAEAVFEYVSPQVTQEGLFKMKSMFSCDLGVQQKVLKGKGLVKLGVSDIFRTNYFRADFENAGRTIALFNSWDSRQVRLSFNYRFGNTNVKAARNRQTGLEAEQNRVKSAQ from the coding sequence ATGAAATCAATTTTTAAAGCGTTTACCTTAACAGCAGGAATAGTAGGCGCTGCGTTAACTTCCCAAGCACAAAACGGAACCAAAGTAGCAGGTAAGATTGTCCGTACCGGAGACCAGCCGGTAGAATTTGCTACCGTTACCTTATTAAAAGCAGGCGACTCCTCACTCGTAAAAGGAGCCATTGCAGACATCAGCGGTAAATATGAGTTCGAACAGATCAAACAGGGTAAATACCTCATCGCTGCCGCAGCGGTAGGTATGTCAAAAGCCTACAGCAAACCTTTTGAAGTGAACGGTTCCAGCGTAAACGTTCCGGCTATCACCATGGAAGGAGCTTCCAAAAACCTGAAAGCTGTAGACGTGACAGCCCGCAAACCTTTTGTAGAACAGAAAGCCGATAAAATGGTGGTAAACGTGGAAAGCAGCATCTCCGCTGCCGGCGGCACCGCCATGGAGGTACTGGAAAAATCCCCGACCATCAATGTAGACAAGGATGGTAACATTTCTATGAAAGGTAAAGGAGGAGTAGTGATCATGATTGATGGCAAACCTACCAACATGTCTAACCAGGAAATCACTGAGCTGCTCAAAAGCATGCCCAGTTCCAACGTGGAACAAATTGAGCTGATCGCCAATCCTTCCGCCAAATATGATGCTGCCGGTAATGCGGGTATCATCAACCTGAAACTGAAAAAGAACAAAAACTACGGAACCAACGGTAGTGTGAACCTGGCCGCTGCCTATGGTATCAGAGGCCGTGCTAGTGGAGGGCTCAACCTCAACCACCGGAATGAAAAAATGAACATATTCGGTTCCTATAACTACAGCAACCGCGATAACTACCAGGAGCTGGGCGTTTATCGTACCCTTAACGGTGAAGGGGGCAGTCGGGTGTTTGATCAGCAGAATCTCATGATACCTAATAGTGAGTACCATGGCGGAAAAATCGGTATGGATTACTTTGTATCCAAAAATCACACCCTGGGTGTGATGGTAGATCTGACCAGCAATAATCGTAAAATCCCCAGCGATGCTACCACCAAAATCAGTACTGCGGGCATAATTGACTCTATTCTGCATACCAACACGAATAACCCCAGTAAATGGAAACGGGGTGCTTACAACCTTAACTATCGCGGTATCCTCGACAGCACAGGTAAAGAGCTGAATATTGATCTGGACTATGCCCGCAACACCAATCAACAGCATTCATCCATTATCGCCCTTACCAAAGATGCTGCAGATATGAAGCGACTGAGCAGCGATACTTCCCGTAACATTCAGCCGTCTACCATCGAAATCAAAACAGCTAAGATAGATTATGTACATCCGTTGAAAGGCCAGGCCAAACTGGAAGCCGGTGTTAAGCTGAGCTTCGTAACCACCGACAATGACGCCCGTTTTGACTCGCTGCGCAATGATAGCTGGATTAAGGACGAACGTCGCTCCAACCACTTTATCTATAAGGAAAATGTGAATGCAGCCTATATCAATTTCAACAAACAATTCAAAAAACTGAATGTGCAGGTAGGTTTGAGAGGTGAGCAGACAACCATCAGCGGTAATTCCCAGTCTACCAGAAATAACGAAGAAAAGATTGTGAAGAACGATTCCAGCTATTTTAACCTGTTCCCTAGTGCTGCCCTGACTTATGAGCTGAACAAAGACAATACCCTGGGCTTTACCTACAGCCGCCGCATCCAGCGTCCGGACTATGAAGAGCTGAACCCGTTTGAATTTTATCTGGACCGTTATACCATGCAGTCCGGTAATCCAGGCCTGAAACCGCAGTATTCCAACAACTTCGAGATCAGCCATACCTTCAAACAGTTCCTTATCACTTCACTGGGTTACAGTCATACGACCAATATGATGACCAGAATTCTGGAAGCAGCCGTAGATCAGGCCACCGGAGATACTACCGTTACCCGTTATCGTTACCAGAACGTGGCTAAGGCTAATAACTTCACCCTGAATATCTCTATGCCAATGCCTATCACCAAATGGTGGAGCTCTTTCACCACCCTTAGCGCTTCCTACAATATGTTTGAAACAGTGGTGGACAAAAACGACGTGAAACTGTCTTCTATGGCCTTCTATGGCCGGACCCAGCAGTCTTTTACGATCACAAAGGACCTGAGTGCAGAAGCAGTTTTTGAATATGTTTCTCCGCAGGTGACTCAGGAAGGATTGTTTAAAATGAAATCTATGTTCAGCTGTGACCTGGGTGTACAACAGAAAGTGTTGAAAGGAAAAGGTCTGGTGAAACTGGGAGTATCAGACATCTTCCGTACCAACTATTTCCGCGCCGACTTTGAAAATGCAGGCAGAACCATTGCACTGTTTAACTCATGGGATTCAAGGCAGGTGCGTCTTTCCTTTAACTACCGCTTCGGTAATACCAATGTAAAGGCAGCCCGCAACCGTCAGACCGGACTGGAAGCAGAACAGAACCGTGTAAAATCAGCACAATAA
- a CDS encoding DUF2167 domain-containing protein, with product MALAREDSLNKYDKLDLKEKISASFSYQEGAVVLNNGALLKVPEGFRFLDAGQGSILVQRLWGNPENPGFLGVLLPKQSGPLDKDVLGIEISADSAGYVSEPEARQLNYTALLQEMKQHLDEQNRWRKRNGFCIVTGMDWVIPPYYQPGNNTLHLARLLYVDRGEPLLNYEMRILTRKGALCLTAVADAGQLKTIRQLMPALVKKITLPAGQNYRDFNPRTDTFASWSSQVLMVGKILSARYFFRSVLNTWLFILVSLLIVLFIYTMQYFHRRRDIPKQFFRIDERLN from the coding sequence ATGGCCCTTGCCCGTGAAGACAGTCTGAATAAATACGACAAGCTGGATCTCAAGGAAAAGATCAGTGCCTCATTTTCCTATCAGGAAGGAGCCGTGGTATTAAATAATGGTGCCTTGCTGAAAGTGCCGGAGGGTTTTCGTTTTCTGGACGCCGGCCAGGGAAGCATCCTGGTGCAACGACTCTGGGGAAATCCTGAAAATCCCGGTTTCCTGGGAGTGTTGCTGCCCAAACAATCCGGCCCCCTCGATAAAGATGTGTTGGGAATAGAGATATCCGCCGATTCTGCCGGGTATGTGAGTGAGCCGGAAGCCCGACAGCTTAATTATACCGCTCTTTTGCAGGAAATGAAACAGCACCTGGATGAACAAAACAGGTGGAGAAAACGGAATGGCTTCTGTATAGTGACCGGCATGGACTGGGTCATCCCTCCATATTATCAGCCGGGAAACAATACCCTGCACCTGGCCCGCCTCCTGTATGTGGATCGTGGTGAGCCGCTGCTGAATTATGAAATGCGTATCCTCACCCGTAAGGGAGCCCTGTGCCTTACTGCTGTGGCTGACGCCGGGCAGCTAAAAACGATACGTCAGCTGATGCCGGCCCTGGTAAAAAAAATCACGTTACCGGCCGGACAAAACTACCGCGATTTTAACCCCCGCACAGATACATTCGCCTCCTGGTCCAGCCAGGTGCTGATGGTGGGGAAGATCCTGAGTGCCCGTTACTTTTTTCGGTCAGTACTCAATACCTGGCTGTTTATATTGGTTTCCCTATTAATTGTATTATTTATATATACGATGCAATATTTTCATCGCCGGAGAGATATTCCCAAACAATTCTTTCGGATTGATGAGCGTTTAAATTGA
- a CDS encoding hemerythrin domain-containing protein produces the protein MQRHSALIPLSHEHKRLLFVCRYLKKDAAPYEGFPLETQARFEYMVKVFQELMVPHIQKEEYLFEKCAGRNTAVDALIAELQQEHRAISSMYSAITESTNLEDDMDKIATSLETHIRKEERVFFELLQKELPDMLENIQLEK, from the coding sequence ATGCAACGTCATTCAGCACTAATACCCTTATCGCATGAGCATAAGCGTCTGTTATTTGTATGCCGCTACCTGAAAAAGGATGCGGCTCCCTATGAAGGGTTTCCGCTGGAAACACAAGCCCGGTTTGAATATATGGTGAAAGTGTTTCAGGAACTCATGGTTCCCCATATTCAGAAAGAAGAATATCTTTTTGAAAAATGCGCCGGTAGAAATACAGCAGTAGATGCCCTCATCGCTGAGTTGCAGCAAGAACATCGTGCTATCTCTTCTATGTACAGCGCCATCACGGAAAGCACCAATCTGGAAGATGATATGGATAAAATAGCCACCAGCCTGGAAACACATATCCGAAAAGAAGAACGGGTGTTTTTTGAGCTGTTGCAGAAAGAATTACCTGATATGCTCGAAAATATTCAATTAGAGAAGTAA
- a CDS encoding prolipoprotein diacylglyceryl transferase, producing the protein MYPNLYYAFRDLFGLEIPLFKILQTFGFFVAIAFLAGAYVLTNELKRREKLGWLKPVTENILVGGPATTGEYIGNGVLGFLLGWKGIGLMLNWATASQNFQGFILSGDGNFLAGLAGAALLVFLKYNSSKGKKGAPARKETVSVWPHQRVPDIIVMAAIAGLLGAKVFHNLENWNDFVQNPIDALLSFSGLTFYGGLIVATIVILRYARKKQVSIKHLIDSAAPALMLAYAVGRMGCQFAGDGDWGIYNSAYVTDNTGHMVQVSPAEFNKAVQQNINFFQQQYSDTAHIPHAPFAKPAALSFLPDWFFASGYAHNVVNEGVPLPGCDGQYCHVLPVGVYPTPLYEIIACLILFGVLWAIRKKVTVPGVIFGIYLVLNGLERFFIEKIRVNTKYNIFGFHPTQAEIISALMVIGGIIWILYCRKKNTPVTTTS; encoded by the coding sequence ATGTATCCTAATTTATATTACGCTTTCAGAGATCTGTTCGGTCTGGAAATACCCCTGTTTAAAATCCTGCAAACATTTGGCTTTTTCGTAGCCATTGCTTTCCTCGCAGGTGCATATGTGCTGACAAATGAATTGAAACGTCGGGAAAAACTGGGCTGGCTGAAGCCAGTTACAGAAAATATCCTGGTAGGTGGCCCTGCTACTACCGGTGAATATATTGGCAATGGTGTACTTGGTTTTTTACTGGGATGGAAAGGTATTGGATTGATGTTGAACTGGGCTACTGCTTCCCAGAACTTCCAGGGTTTTATCCTCTCCGGTGATGGAAATTTTTTAGCCGGCCTAGCGGGAGCCGCCTTGCTGGTTTTCCTGAAATACAACAGCTCCAAAGGCAAAAAAGGAGCACCTGCCAGAAAAGAAACTGTGAGCGTCTGGCCTCACCAGCGGGTGCCGGATATTATTGTGATGGCAGCCATCGCCGGATTGTTGGGTGCCAAAGTATTCCACAATCTGGAGAACTGGAACGATTTTGTACAGAACCCGATAGATGCCCTGTTGTCTTTCAGCGGCCTTACCTTTTACGGTGGTCTTATTGTAGCCACCATCGTGATTCTGCGATATGCCCGTAAAAAACAGGTTAGCATCAAACATCTGATCGATAGTGCAGCACCAGCCCTCATGCTGGCCTACGCAGTGGGCAGAATGGGGTGTCAGTTTGCAGGTGATGGCGACTGGGGTATATACAACAGCGCCTACGTGACCGATAATACCGGACATATGGTACAGGTGTCTCCTGCAGAATTTAACAAGGCAGTACAACAAAACATCAACTTCTTCCAGCAACAATACAGTGATACTGCCCATATTCCACATGCGCCTTTTGCCAAACCTGCTGCCCTGAGCTTCCTGCCGGACTGGTTTTTTGCTTCCGGGTATGCGCATAACGTAGTGAATGAAGGGGTGCCTTTGCCAGGCTGCGATGGACAATACTGCCATGTATTACCTGTTGGCGTTTATCCTACGCCGTTATATGAGATTATCGCCTGTCTCATACTGTTTGGCGTATTGTGGGCCATCCGCAAAAAAGTAACTGTACCAGGCGTCATCTTCGGTATCTATCTTGTATTAAACGGTCTGGAAAGATTCTTCATTGAAAAGATCCGCGTAAACACGAAATACAACATCTTCGGTTTTCACCCTACTCAGGCCGAGATCATCTCTGCACTTATGGTGATAGGAGGTATTATCTGGATCTTGTACTGCCGTAAAAAAAATACACCTGTAACTACGACTTCCTGA
- a CDS encoding BrxA/BrxB family bacilliredoxin: MYPAELVMPRKAELTDNGFEELLTSSSVDETLKKEGTTLVVINSVCGCSAATARPGVLMALAGSEKKPDRLTTSFAGFDVEAVQQIRTHLLPYPPSSPSIALFKDGQLVHFIERHMIEGRSAQMIAANLNDAFEQYC; encoded by the coding sequence ATGTATCCAGCGGAATTAGTTATGCCTAGAAAGGCAGAGTTAACGGATAACGGGTTCGAAGAGTTACTGACTTCATCCAGTGTAGATGAAACCCTGAAAAAAGAAGGAACCACTTTGGTTGTGATTAACTCTGTATGTGGTTGTTCAGCCGCTACAGCCCGTCCGGGTGTGCTGATGGCACTGGCCGGCAGTGAAAAAAAACCAGACAGACTGACGACCAGCTTTGCCGGTTTTGATGTGGAAGCAGTTCAGCAGATCCGTACCCACCTGCTGCCTTATCCTCCGTCTTCTCCTTCTATTGCCCTCTTTAAAGACGGACAATTGGTACACTTCATTGAACGTCATATGATTGAAGGTCGCTCAGCACAGATGATTGCTGCTAACCTCAACGACGCGTTTGAACAATATTGCTAA
- a CDS encoding Hsp20/alpha crystallin family protein: protein MTHVKFNHSPLPRLVEDIFNGGWNKYVKDDFLTSDFFTTHPPVNITETKDAYLLDVVAPGFSKEDFKISANDKAITISAEKKAETKNEGDKQVRREFNFKSFKRSFSITDAVDANRIQAKYDNGVLKVTLSKKENKQDAPKDIVVE from the coding sequence ATGACACACGTAAAATTCAACCACAGCCCGCTCCCCAGATTAGTTGAAGATATTTTCAACGGTGGATGGAATAAATATGTAAAAGATGACTTCCTGACCAGCGATTTCTTTACCACCCATCCGCCGGTAAATATCACAGAAACCAAAGACGCCTACCTGCTTGACGTGGTAGCGCCCGGTTTCTCCAAAGAAGATTTTAAAATCAGTGCCAACGATAAAGCTATTACCATTAGCGCTGAAAAGAAAGCCGAAACCAAAAACGAAGGCGACAAACAGGTACGCCGCGAGTTTAACTTCAAATCCTTCAAACGCTCCTTCAGCATCACCGATGCAGTAGACGCGAACAGGATTCAGGCAAAATATGATAATGGTGTTCTGAAAGTGACCCTTTCCAAAAAGGAAAACAAACAGGATGCTCCCAAAGACATCGTAGTAGAATAA